In Epinephelus fuscoguttatus linkage group LG6, E.fuscoguttatus.final_Chr_v1, the DNA window agtaactgagtTATGATTTCTGTAgacagacactgctgttgagcaGAGGGCCATCTAGAGCCATTCTATTCAGGAGAGGGCAGACATTCTTAGGCAAATATTTCCAACACTCCACAAGTTACACTggaacaatctagattgatataTAGCACTACATGTAAAggggaaaatgtgtatttttttgattttgggccgaactgtccctttaatgttgtTATTACACTCACTAGTTTAGTAACAACTTAGCAAAATTCAGGTGGGAAGTATGTATGGAGTAAATAAAAGTAATGCACTTCTAACACCATCAAACACTGTTATAAAATGATGATTATGTAATGATTCCGCTTCTCCTGGGGTTCTGTTTTAACAGAATGGTTATTTATTGTTGTGGATCACCTTACTCTAAAATTCTAATATGCTACAGCATGTGCTTtacagacaaagacaaacacattaaaaaattcCTCATAAAAAGTCTTTGGCAACAGCCCATTAATGACAAGTGCACTGAGCTGTTTGAGAAAGCAAACAAGTCACTCTCCTAACCTCTCATGAAAGACGAGAGAGGAGGTCGTCTAAAAATGGTTACAGACCAGAGAGCAAGAACCTCAGCCAGTTACTGTGACAACAGGAGGTCTCAGCTATGTAAAGCTCACTAATTGGATATTTACAGAATGGTGGAAGAAATATGAATCTGGCCTTTGTCACTGAATGGCAAACTTTCAGGGAATATGATGAAATGGGAAGTCTTTAGTTTTTGCTCAGATGATAAGAACTGCTGCAGAGTGTTCTGTGctttttctctgtcttgttTTGACATGGCTCCATCTGTTAAAAAAATTCTAATCTCTCTTCTTGTTGTTATGCTGGAGTTTGTAAGGGATTTGGCCTACGTGATTATCTAGGAGGAGCACACCTAACTACAAGTAAACAAACTCAGCGCTTCCCACTGTACAGACGGCTGAAAGTGCATGAAAATCCTGGAATGCCTCAGTGCCTGACATCATGACGTCGGCTGCAGGACGTGTGTTTAGCtgtgtgtttaggtgtgtgTCATCTAAAGCTGCATGACTCGCCCTGACTCTGACGTGGGGTCTGTAATTGTTTCCGTTTTGGGTCACATGTTTATCATTCCATCTCTTGGCACCACCACCCAGTACTCTTCTCTCATTCTTTCCTCCAGTCTCTTCATTTCCCACGAATAGCAAACTCTGCACAAAAACATTGCTTAATAACTGTATGCAAAAGTTCCTCCAAATGCTCAAGCACCTTTAAACAATTTGCATTTGAGTCTGATCTTGCGAAACTTTCAAAGGCCCATTGGATGATtcagaaatgaaaaacagatgTTCGGTGTAGTTCATACTGTAGGATGACTATGGACTGCTTTCTTGGAAGAATGTGTTCATTGCAAGTCAGTACAAAAAGAACAGCACAACTGTCATTCTTCATTAGAAGTTTATGACTTTCACTTTCTAGAGACcttcaaaaaatatataaaacaggTCGTGACTGAGAAGGCTGCTGCGTGAGAAAAATCTGATATTGTATTATTACGTGTTAAAATCATGCTGAAAAAGACAAATAGCTGCTAAAGTAAAGTAATGATACCTTAACTCGTTATCTATCCACAAGAATTGCATTTGGCTCCCATTCATGCTAGCCCCCCTATTTCACTGTGATGAAGTATAGGAAGCTTGAGCAATCTGGAGCTCTCTGTTAtccttttttttcatgcaaGTGCCAAAGATAAGGTAACTACAAATCATCTGGCATGACTCAGCTGAATTCTGTgggaaataaaacctgagcatgttgttattgttggattttaaaGGAAGGCCCTATTGACAACCATGCCTCTCTTGTGAAACAAATTACAACAGTTACAACTGTAAAAAGTGACTAAAAGGCTTCTCATCACtaaaaacatgtggttttgATTGCTCAGGCAAATCCACATGGAACCGGTTAACAGAGAGAGTAGACAGCTGAGAGGCCCAGGGAACACAAATCACCAACCACAGCAGCAAAGCAGAAACCTGAACCTGAggccaacaacaaaacaacaaagccaTGTCTTGTTGCTTTCATATGTTTTCTCATGTTTAAATGCCCAAATACAACAGTGAATACAACAAACTTTTTACAATATACTCACCAAGTATACACGGCACAAATTGTACAACACATTTGGCTCAAAGAGGAATGTTCATCTTAAATATTTACAATACTCTTACATTGTAGACAGTTACACTGAAATATTTAGGATTTGCACAAGTGGCAACTCCAGGGCTGATAAATGAAGACAatgctgaagtgccaaaaactgcagttctttgaatggccacttgaggctggcttcaagagcgagtcaatccccatagactcccatgtGAAATTGCCCAactttgcagcagaaataaacatgtttacagcctggtacaaaaatggtttcagtcgctatagctaatttcaccatttatgacaactgtaggggggtgaatttttataccACTTAgctatttatattttattaaagccCAAAGTTATGTATGTTCAAGGGAACAGCTGCTTtgagtattttgttttgtttgtcttgttaTTTTTTTGGACCAGCccgtaaacatgtttattttttgctgtaaagttggggagtttaacatgggggtctttggggccagcctcaagtggccattctagaaactgcagtttttggcacttccacattggctccATTTTCAGGCCTGGAGGTATTGCTGCTTGCTGTAAGTGGGGCTAAAGATCCACCTGCCAGGGCCTTAAGCTCAACTATTAACACATTATGTATCTAtatctttttatattttctgtgcgcaaatttgttgttttatgcttCATCTGATGAACTAGGTCTTGGCTAGGCGTCATCACTTCCAGGTTAGCTGTTTTCCCATTTCcactctttgtgctaagctaactagtTGTTGGTTTTAGCGTCCATTTAAGTGTACCGAAGGTGGCATCAAACATCTCTCTCCCTTTAACCAGTTTGTAGAGTAGCTTAGAATGTGTGAATATCTGCAGACATCTGCTCAGATTTGTAGTGTTTCCTCTGCACTCACCAAAATAAGTCGGTCATGTATTATCTGCTTCACGCCTACAAAATGAAAGCATATGAATCCATTTAGAATCACTCCCATGCCATGAAGGCAAATCAAGTGCACATTGGTCCAGGCGTTCGTCCATTGTTTCATTGTCTTGATTTATTATGTCATCCCTGCTCTCTCCTcatcttgtgctgcattcacttGATGCAGAGCAGCTGTAGATATGAGCGTTACAAAGGCCATTGTTGGCTTTCACATCTTTATGGCGGCATGTGAACACAATGTTTGTTCATCAGTGAATTCACAGATAATTGACAAAGAAACATAACGTGTGTTGTCTTGTTTACAGAATTTTACagatttcaatcatttttatcACAAAAGGCATATTTTGGTCACAAGTCTCATTTTGTCTTGACACTATAGGATGTCTGACTGAAATGACAGTGGATGGTTTGCTGTAAACTGAGGGATCAGTTATCCCTCATGAAGAATGAAAGGCTGATCAGGACCAAACAAAATGTGCAGAAAATATCCTTCACTTGACAGCTTTGCTGGAATTTAATAAATCCTCAGTTTGCTTTGTGCAACAGTTTTGTCACTCTGGACGTAAATACTGTGCTGATGCGCGGTATGTGCCAAAGAGGAGGTCCCAGTGGGTGAAGTAGGGGGCGTAGTTGACATTGTGGAGAGAGTGGTGGGCTTGGTGGCAGGGAGCTCCTCCCAGACAGGGCAGCAGTCTGTGTAGAGCCCAGGGCAGGTCATATCCACAGTGGTCCTCTACCGCCAGCCAGCTGTTGATGAGGTGGAAGAAGGCTTCGCTCAGAGGATGGCAGCCCACCACCCAGGCGCTGCTcagagccagcagcagcagagataaCAGCTCCAGTGAGCTGCTGTCCTGAGCTGCCAGTGCGAAGGGTACATGGTGCTGGTGGTGCAGCTGGTGGGTGTTGCGGTAGAGCCAGGGAACCCTGATGAGGAGCAGACAAACAGCTGTGTTTGCTTATAATCTTACTGTCATAGATAATTACTACAATATTCCCAGAATGGcgtgtcagtctgtctgtggttGTCTACTCAATATAAAGTTACTTCTACTACCTCTACTGGTATTACAACAGCACAGCTactaccactaccaccagtGCTGCAACTATTGCTAATAATGCTGTGTCTTAATGAAAGGCAGCTGTCAAACATCTGTTACCAATTGGGTGGTTGAATTTGAAGGCTGTGATTATTTCCCATGCACAAAAAAAGCTAAAGAAAGAGCCACATtagttgcattgtgggaaatgtaggatttaGTGTTTTTTGTAGCTGGACTAAATGTCAGGATAGGTTGGGCTTTGCTGCTTCGATGCTgatcattcttttttttcatctgtcacTCTTAAGTCCCCAAACTTCAAAACTGAATCCCTTGAGTACGACTTTGAAACATCTAATGACTGGCTCTTGACTAATCAGCAGTAAGTTAGAAGCATGACAGTATTACTTGGATATGTAGCATGTTGTTTGCCATTCTAATCACCAATCAAAACTGTGCCAATCAAAACTGTGCCAAACCAAGAGGAACAGATAAACCCAATCGCCAATATAAATGTTTGCACTGTTCACtcctgcaaaccactgatataCTAAATGTGTATGTTATTGTGTAGCTGATatattgaaactttacatttcaacaacagtgTGGTAAACTTGTGATTAGGTTAAGCCACGGAAAACTATTTGGTTATGggtagaaaaagatcatgtttaggcttaaaatacctgcttaTGGTGGCACAAAGTTggcagaaaacacagtgatCTCTGTAAAAACAATTGCTCTTTGTCCAACTATCTCTGCACAAAACGCAACAATGACATCATAGCAGTATAAAACATATCAATGATTCGCTTGAACACATCCTGTTtcgttgtttgttggtttcgaACATGGCCTGCAGCTTAACAGGTGTCTCCcctaggtgacacaccatccaccacaagtcagctcatataataaataactttagaaacactgacatgatacaaatgtacaaatgttatgtatccatggtttgcagaaacgtacaatgctaacattttcttttgccagCTGGGACAGACATACATATTTTTGGACCACACAATTCATCACATTAACTCATCTGTTCTCAATAAGCTTTATATGGAAATGGAAACAAATTATTTAGATTATGGAAAAGTAGTGGTGGAAGATTCTTTAGTTATTTAAAAGTAGCAACATCACAGTAAAACAACTCCATACTACCAAAGGTCTGTATTCAAAACTTAATTTAAGTGAAGGAACGTGAGTGTTATCAGCTAAAAtctgtattttaatgtttagatGGTGAAACTGACATTTTGTGTAGCCTACTGTGTGGTTTCGCCTactgtttgaaaatgaaatgtatttgtgttgGCTTTTAATAGGTTTATAAAATGTTAGTATGTGAAAGAACTATCAACGAGCAATGGTGTTCACCAGTCCTGTTTAACATCTATATGGAGGACCTTTCTGTCCAGTTACATAGTTGTGGCACAGGATGCATGGTGGGAGATAGTCTCATCAATCACTTAATGTATGCTGATGATCTTGTTACCTTTTGTCCATATAGTGCTGGTCTCCAGCACCTGCTGAGGATATGTTCACAGTATGGTACTGAATTTGACATTAAGTATAATGCAAAGAAAAGCAATGTGATGATTGTCCGTAGTAGGGAAGACAGACGATCAATCTttcctgatttttttctgtcagactCTACCCTCACAGAGTGTGATGAGGTGAAATATCTAGGTCACTACATGGCAAATGATCTCTCTGATGACAAGGATATTCATAGACAATGTCGAAAAATGTATGCTTAAGCAAACATGCTGTCAGCATGTGATCAGTGGATATAAAGATTTCTCTCTTTAAAGCATTCTGTACATCTCTTCATACTGCCCACCTGTGGTGTCTGTACAAGAAAAGCAGCATGTAGAGACTCACTGTGGGTTACAATGACTGTATGAGGTTGCTGCTTAAGGCTCCAAGAAGCTGCAGGGCAAGTCATATGTTTGCTAGTGTTGGGGTCCCTACCTGTGCTGCAGTGATACGGAATCTGATGTATAGATTCATATGTAGAGTGTCTAACTCATTAAATTCACTGTCGATCATGCCTGTACACTTGCgtgtgactctttttttttctttctgtacatcactgttgtgttttattgtgtaatgttgttgtctctctttttttttaaattgtgtatgtTGTTTGTCTTGCTCTTGTGGTGCTATGGACCTCTCCTTGACATGTGTCTTTTATAAAgtatgaattgaattgaattgaattgaatatcaGCGGCTGACAAAGGtgaaaaagtacattttgtgTAGAAAATTAAAGTGCAAATACCACTGAATTGTGGGCCTACTTAAGTGCAGttcttgagtaaatatacttactAAATTTGAACCACATATGACCTTCTCTATATTCTTGGCAGGACAGTAAAGCCTTTAAACTCTATGGCGAAGCTAAAACTCTCCAGGGACACCCAGAGCAATGATAAATAGCTAGCCTATATGGAAAAAGATCCAAACTCCAAGAGCAGCATCAATTATAAACAGTTGAATAAACGGGAATAGGCTATATTGAAATATTAGGCATAGTAAACATGTAACATGACATTGGTGCAAAATGCTTACCTGTGCATGACGAAGTGCCATATAAAGAAGAGTGTGTCAAAAAGCAGTAGACATGCGAAGACTTCCACAAAGAGCTGCCAGCAGGATGGAGCCAGCTCCGGTAACACAGGGCTCCTCAGTAAGTGAAACAGCGCGGTGGCGGGGAGGACGGTGGTCAGGTATCTGTACAGCACCCTCCAAAAACAGTCAAACCATCGCCGGAGCGACGGCGGCGGACCCGAGCCTGCCGTGATCCTCCACGAGCGGACGCGCTGACAGACGCTTCCCAGCGCGTCCAGCGCCAGGAAAGGTGCGCAGAGCAGGACGTGCGTCAAGAAGGCGTAGGACGCAGGCAGGTAAGGCGAGAGCAGGATCTCTTTCTGCTCTGGTCTCACAGACTCCCACAGCCCTTGGAGGATAGGCGCACATCCCTCTACATGCTCTGTGGAGAGCACATTCATCACGGCTCTCACCTCACAATCTCCTACATCTTCTTTTAGGGCATGTAGCGTCCTCCCAGCGGTCACTATCACCCTTACGAAGACATCACTTTTACttctgaagaaaatgttttatcacCTTAAAGCTAAATCCTCATATGAGTGAAATGTCTCCACTTTGATTGCACTTAAGAGGGCTCGATCCTAAATAATCTCTCTTCCACACAAAGGTAAGTTAGGTGTTTCCCTCGGCTGCAGTCCCGCTTGTTCCTGTCGTGCTTCTGCAGAAATTTGTCTCCACCACATGGTggtgggtggaggaggaggagccccTGATTCATAACTTTTCAGAGCTAAAtcactctttcttttcttttgtgagACGCAAGTGGCAATTGGATAGGTGAAGTAAATCCCCCTGAGAGATGGCTGCTTTCACTTTTACGCACTCAAGCCGCCTACTTAAAGTTGGCTGTCGGAAATGCAGGGTCTTTCTGGGAGAGGACTGTCGCACCAGGAGACCTTGATTCAGTGATGGCGATGTCTAATCAGGATCCGACCCACAGAGACTGATTACATTGCTGACTGCAGATAGCGCAGATGTTTCTCTGAACTGAGGGATTTTCCAGGAAAAGAGAATCCAAAAGCAAAACAGGAGCAGTTCTCACACTGTCAGaatatgaatgaaatgaaaaaaaaagaaaagaaatacagcatgtcaaaagttttcttttcatttttgcacTTCATAAAACCAAGATTtatgaaaattagcctgtatggctaaatctggcacatttacgtgaCTTAAGTGGTCATGTTAATTAatgcactgtcccttcttaaataaaataaacataaaacttAAACATTTAAGGAGATAAAATATTCATTGCACTGATGAAGTGAAATCAAATGACTCATTGCAAATGCCTGAATTACTTCTGAATCACTGTGCCATCAAAATCAATTAGATCCTAGGCTGAATTATTCATATATTTAAATTTGCATAGGGCATTATCTTCAGTCATTATTTAAATTAGTTTTATGGAGCCTTACAGTGAATTTTAAGCTCATTGTTTAGCTGTCAAACTCACAACTTTACTGTATTTGATTCCCTCTCACTGCTCTGATAGTAGGcctatagtttttatttttgcccACAGGTCACAGCAGGCAGCCatttttagaaaacaaaaaacaaaaaacaaaaacaatcatcaCTCTTTCTTGAGCCTCTCTGAAAAAGCATGTCTGTTCACCATAAATAATCATATTTCATAGTTCCTGGCTATGATAAATGATTTGATTTGGGATATTTAAATTGGCGAGACAAAATAGAGCCAAAAGAAGAGCAACTATTGGACTTAAATTCaacaggtggacacaaacacaactccaaaaGAATGCCAATGTCACTCAGTAACTGCTTGGTGTGTAGATAAGAAATCGTTTCCTAAGTTTTTCATATCATCTTAGAAGATGATAATATATCAGTCCATAACTTCTTTCAAGcagcccccaagtggccaaaaaaagttATTGCACATCTTAGTTTTGCACtcaacaaaaatattaatgcaacacttttgtttttgctcccatt includes these proteins:
- the ch25hl3 gene encoding cholesterol 25-hydroxylase-like protein, giving the protein MNVLSTEHVEGCAPILQGLWESVRPEQKEILLSPYLPASYAFLTHVLLCAPFLALDALGSVCQRVRSWRITAGSGPPPSLRRWFDCFWRVLYRYLTTVLPATALFHLLRSPVLPELAPSCWQLFVEVFACLLLFDTLFFIWHFVMHRVPWLYRNTHQLHHQHHVPFALAAQDSSSLELLSLLLLALSSAWVVGCHPLSEAFFHLINSWLAVEDHCGYDLPWALHRLLPCLGGAPCHQAHHSLHNVNYAPYFTHWDLLFGTYRASAQYLRPE